The following proteins are co-located in the Pyxidicoccus trucidator genome:
- a CDS encoding YqjF family protein: MRPFLTATWRYLVMLNYEVDPDVLRPLVPSGTELDTWQGKAFASMVGFRFLDTRVKGLVVPFHQNFDEVNLRFYVRHQGPEGWRRGVVFVKEIVPRLAIATVARVLYNEPYVALPMRHTVEMRDAEHGTPGRLEYAWRAGGRWQHLSAKTRGAPQASAPGSEEEFITEHYWGYTQQRDGGCAEYRVEHPRWSVWQVDGVELDCDVRGLYGARFEPFLRGKPGSAFVADGSEVSVYPGARLPRVAGGTAVAGVDRAA, encoded by the coding sequence ATGCGCCCCTTCCTGACGGCCACGTGGCGGTATCTCGTGATGCTCAACTACGAGGTGGACCCGGACGTGCTGCGGCCCCTGGTGCCCTCGGGCACGGAGCTGGACACGTGGCAGGGAAAGGCCTTCGCCAGCATGGTGGGCTTCCGCTTCCTGGACACGCGCGTGAAGGGCCTCGTCGTGCCGTTCCACCAGAACTTCGACGAGGTCAACCTGCGCTTCTACGTGCGGCACCAGGGCCCCGAGGGCTGGCGCCGGGGCGTGGTGTTCGTGAAGGAAATCGTCCCGCGTCTGGCCATCGCCACCGTGGCGCGCGTCCTCTACAACGAGCCGTACGTCGCCCTGCCCATGCGGCACACGGTGGAGATGCGCGACGCGGAGCACGGCACGCCGGGCCGGCTGGAGTACGCGTGGAGGGCCGGTGGGCGCTGGCAGCACCTGTCGGCGAAGACGCGCGGCGCCCCCCAGGCCAGCGCGCCGGGCTCGGAGGAGGAGTTCATCACCGAGCACTACTGGGGCTACACGCAGCAGCGTGACGGAGGTTGCGCGGAGTACCGCGTGGAGCACCCGCGATGGTCCGTGTGGCAGGTGGACGGGGTGGAGCTGGACTGTGATGTCCGCGGGCTGTACGGCGCGCGCTTCGAGCCGTTCCTGCGCGGGAAGCCTGGCTCGGCCTTCGTCGCGGATGGCTCGGAGGTGTCCGTCTACCCGGGAGCACGGCTGCCCCGGGTGGCGGGTGGGACAGCTGTCGCCGGTGTCGACCGGGCGGCCTGA
- a CDS encoding FHA domain-containing protein, which translates to MRFEFEHLGTTTPFELSEGQHLLGGGSEDHIRLEGLPPKLLTLRIEAQRLMVEAARTFSVNGVLAPPGVPRLVVPGEALGLPEEMCLRVLQEATGERGVGTVAVLKGLLTGAAELSPSRAATLTCLTGLDVGRTHALAEPCTELGRGSEVALRLRDRAVSRTHARILHGEVGFTLEDLGSPNGVYLNGQRVQGRAPLVDGDVIEMGRSLLRFQAPMEEPPPPPPEPTPPPEAATPEAGAAPEPESAGQPGSALMPTPPPQADASASGTQPDAAQPPPRKARGEWWLIGLGAVAALVGLVVTYALASGG; encoded by the coding sequence ATGCGCTTCGAATTCGAACACCTGGGCACCACCACGCCGTTCGAGCTGTCCGAGGGTCAGCACCTGCTCGGCGGCGGCTCCGAGGACCACATCCGGCTGGAGGGGCTTCCCCCGAAGCTGCTGACCCTGCGCATCGAAGCCCAGCGCCTCATGGTGGAGGCGGCGCGCACGTTCTCGGTGAATGGAGTCCTCGCCCCGCCCGGCGTGCCCCGACTCGTCGTGCCGGGAGAGGCGCTCGGCCTGCCGGAGGAGATGTGCCTGCGGGTGCTCCAGGAAGCCACGGGTGAGCGCGGCGTGGGCACCGTGGCCGTGCTCAAGGGGCTGCTCACGGGCGCGGCCGAGCTGTCGCCATCCCGGGCGGCCACCCTCACCTGCCTCACCGGCCTGGACGTCGGCCGCACGCACGCCCTCGCGGAGCCGTGTACGGAGCTGGGCCGGGGAAGCGAGGTGGCGCTCCGCCTGCGCGACAGGGCCGTGTCCCGGACCCATGCCCGCATCCTCCACGGCGAGGTCGGCTTCACACTGGAGGACCTGGGCAGCCCCAATGGCGTCTACCTCAATGGTCAGCGCGTGCAGGGACGGGCTCCGCTGGTGGATGGAGACGTCATCGAAATGGGCCGCTCACTGCTGCGCTTCCAGGCCCCGATGGAGGAACCGCCGCCCCCGCCTCCGGAGCCCACACCGCCGCCCGAAGCCGCCACGCCGGAGGCCGGGGCAGCCCCCGAGCCGGAGTCGGCGGGACAGCCCGGAAGCGCCTTGATGCCAACCCCTCCGCCCCAGGCGGACGCTTCTGCCTCCGGGACGCAGCCAGACGCGGCCCAACCCCCGCCACGCAAGGCGCGCGGGGAATGGTGGCTGATTGGCCTGGGCGCGGTGGCGGCCCTCGTCGGGCTCGTCGTCACCTACGCGCTGGCAAGCGGTGGCTAG
- a CDS encoding PH domain-containing protein — MTGRDADVDGRQVFRPRKVLAASMAVAGLLWIAVLLYLFRFDEVPLKTFLSAGFFVLFFGVSLAYYARTLIVVDARGITYRGMVRTRRFSFSDIRKLDVMPGPVTVYAIRGKWGFVHFTSFFQHHQRLARILVERAGLAPMAG, encoded by the coding sequence ATGACCGGGCGCGACGCGGATGTGGACGGACGGCAGGTCTTCCGACCCCGTAAGGTCCTGGCGGCCTCGATGGCCGTGGCGGGCCTCTTGTGGATAGCGGTGCTGCTGTACCTGTTCCGCTTCGATGAAGTGCCGCTGAAGACCTTCCTCTCGGCGGGGTTCTTCGTCCTCTTCTTCGGTGTCTCGCTCGCGTACTACGCGCGCACGCTCATCGTCGTGGACGCGCGGGGCATCACCTACCGGGGCATGGTCCGCACCCGGCGCTTCTCCTTCTCCGACATCCGCAAGCTGGATGTGATGCCCGGCCCGGTGACGGTCTACGCCATCCGGGGGAAGTGGGGCTTCGTCCACTTCACCAGCTTCTTCCAGCACCACCAGCGGCTCGCCCGGATTCTCGTGGAGCGGGCCGGGCTGGCGCCGATGGCGGGCTGA
- a CDS encoding tetratricopeptide repeat protein gives MVVLRSFVVAVSTVLLLGAAEPSAPARSAFERGEAAMSAGRVDEAATAYREALAATPGYAAALNGLGSVLFRQGQVSEAIARFREATQADPQLKMAFFNLGYAARKAGDAATAAQAYERYTQLEPNDTDGYYGLGESYRQLGQKDKAVPAYQEYVAREKRPGEQIWVRKAREHLTAMGAAPLPATTTVPTSVAAAPAQPEALPSAAESPAVFPESRPASAGGVADAERTQNPALAAARIRDGHALMKERRYREAAFAFLDATHADAGHVEALFKLGNAMAVLGYYGQAVEKWERAATLTEDAAIRQSAQDNVARARTKMSQAGASPQAAGQLPGSGPVADTTRAQARRAYEQGVQRIGSRDYGGALTSLTQAIQLEPMLAVAYTARGSANIGLRRYAEAASDYQYAMELEPGSASPLYGLAESYRALGRNAEARGLYERYASSSATDVRSQLQEESRQKAAKLR, from the coding sequence ATGGTCGTCCTGCGCAGCTTCGTCGTCGCCGTGTCCACGGTGCTTCTCCTGGGCGCCGCGGAGCCGTCCGCCCCGGCCCGGTCCGCCTTCGAGCGCGGCGAGGCTGCGATGTCGGCTGGCAGGGTGGACGAGGCCGCCACGGCCTACCGTGAGGCCCTCGCGGCCACGCCGGGCTACGCCGCCGCGCTCAACGGGCTGGGCAGCGTGCTCTTCCGGCAGGGACAGGTGAGCGAGGCCATTGCCCGCTTCCGCGAGGCCACCCAGGCGGACCCCCAGCTCAAGATGGCGTTCTTCAACCTGGGCTATGCCGCGCGCAAGGCGGGCGACGCCGCCACGGCGGCCCAGGCGTACGAGCGCTACACGCAGCTCGAGCCGAACGACACGGACGGCTACTACGGGCTCGGCGAGAGCTACCGGCAGCTCGGCCAGAAGGACAAGGCGGTTCCCGCGTACCAGGAGTACGTCGCGCGCGAGAAGCGCCCCGGGGAGCAGATCTGGGTGCGCAAGGCCCGTGAGCACCTGACCGCCATGGGCGCCGCGCCGCTGCCGGCCACCACGACTGTCCCTACCTCCGTCGCCGCGGCCCCTGCGCAGCCCGAGGCCCTCCCGAGCGCGGCGGAGTCGCCGGCCGTGTTCCCCGAGTCACGTCCCGCGAGCGCCGGCGGGGTGGCCGATGCGGAGCGCACGCAGAACCCGGCGCTGGCGGCCGCCCGCATCCGGGACGGGCATGCGCTGATGAAGGAGCGCCGCTACCGCGAGGCGGCCTTCGCCTTCCTGGACGCGACACATGCGGACGCCGGCCACGTGGAGGCCCTCTTCAAGCTGGGCAACGCGATGGCGGTGCTCGGCTACTACGGGCAGGCGGTGGAGAAGTGGGAGCGCGCGGCGACGCTCACCGAGGACGCCGCCATCCGCCAGAGCGCGCAGGACAACGTGGCCCGGGCGCGGACGAAGATGTCGCAGGCGGGCGCGTCACCCCAGGCAGCCGGCCAGCTCCCCGGCTCCGGTCCGGTGGCGGACACGACGCGGGCCCAGGCCCGGCGCGCGTACGAGCAGGGCGTGCAGCGCATCGGCAGCCGGGACTACGGCGGCGCACTCACCAGCCTCACCCAGGCCATCCAACTGGAGCCCATGCTGGCGGTGGCCTACACCGCGCGCGGCAGCGCCAACATCGGCCTGCGGCGCTATGCGGAGGCGGCGTCGGACTACCAGTACGCCATGGAGCTGGAGCCCGGGTCGGCCTCGCCCCTGTACGGCCTGGCCGAGTCGTACCGTGCGCTGGGTCGCAACGCGGAGGCCCGGGGGCTCTATGAGCGCTATGCGAGCTCGTCCGCTACTGACGTGCGGTCTCAGCTCCAGGAGGAATCCCGACAGAAGGCCGCGAAGTTGCGTTGA
- a CDS encoding adenylosuccinate synthase, which translates to MPNVVVIGAQWGDEGKGKVVDLLTEHAQLVVRFQGGNNAGHTLVVGGQKTVLHLIPSGILHPGKTCVIGNGVVVDPAVLVGEIDALKVRGFLKEDSQLLISDNAHVIFPWHKLLDSFREKALGGSAIGTTGRGIGPCYEDKVARRGIRMRDLLTAERLRKRIEERLPLALEELKDLCAKSDSPVPQLEVPQVLAEFSALGERLKPYVRDASLFLSEQVRRGARILFEGAQGTLLDVDHGTYPFVTSSNCVAGNAAVGSGLGPTAIDKVMGISKAYTTRVGGGPFPTELNDATGEQLRKVGDEFGATTGRPRRCGWLDGVVLRYAARVNGLWGMALTKLDVLSGIKQLNICNAYELDGQKITELPGDYEDLARVKPIYEALPGWDEKIAGVRTFDELPENAKRYVRRVEEVSGVPVVCVSVGADRGETVLLQNPFRS; encoded by the coding sequence ATGCCGAACGTCGTCGTCATCGGAGCGCAGTGGGGAGATGAGGGTAAGGGCAAGGTCGTCGACCTGCTCACCGAGCACGCGCAGTTGGTCGTCCGTTTCCAGGGCGGCAACAACGCGGGCCATACCCTCGTCGTGGGTGGGCAGAAGACGGTTCTCCACCTGATTCCCTCGGGCATCCTCCACCCGGGCAAGACCTGTGTCATCGGGAACGGAGTGGTGGTGGACCCCGCGGTCCTCGTCGGGGAAATCGACGCGCTCAAGGTGCGCGGCTTCCTCAAGGAGGACTCGCAGCTCCTCATCTCCGACAACGCCCACGTCATCTTCCCGTGGCACAAGCTGCTGGACAGCTTCCGCGAGAAGGCGCTCGGCGGCAGCGCCATCGGCACCACGGGCCGGGGCATCGGCCCCTGCTACGAGGACAAGGTCGCCCGCCGCGGCATCCGCATGCGGGACCTGCTCACCGCGGAGCGGCTGCGCAAGCGCATCGAGGAGCGTCTGCCGCTCGCGCTGGAGGAGCTGAAGGACCTGTGCGCGAAGTCCGACTCCCCGGTGCCGCAGCTCGAGGTGCCCCAGGTGCTGGCCGAGTTCTCCGCCCTGGGCGAGCGGCTCAAGCCCTACGTGCGCGACGCCTCGCTCTTCCTCTCCGAGCAGGTGCGCCGTGGCGCCCGCATCCTCTTCGAGGGCGCGCAGGGCACGCTGCTGGACGTGGACCACGGCACCTACCCCTTCGTCACCTCGTCCAACTGCGTGGCGGGCAACGCCGCGGTGGGCTCGGGCCTGGGCCCCACGGCCATCGACAAGGTGATGGGCATCAGCAAGGCCTACACCACGCGCGTGGGCGGAGGCCCCTTCCCCACGGAGCTGAACGACGCCACCGGCGAGCAGCTGCGCAAGGTGGGTGACGAGTTCGGCGCCACCACCGGCCGCCCCCGCCGCTGCGGCTGGCTGGACGGCGTGGTCCTCCGCTACGCCGCGCGCGTCAACGGCCTGTGGGGCATGGCCCTCACCAAGCTGGACGTGCTCAGCGGCATCAAGCAGCTGAACATCTGCAACGCGTACGAGCTGGACGGCCAGAAGATTACCGAGCTGCCCGGCGACTACGAGGACCTGGCCCGGGTCAAGCCCATCTACGAGGCGCTGCCCGGCTGGGACGAGAAGATTGCCGGCGTGCGCACCTTCGACGAGCTGCCCGAGAACGCCAAGCGCTACGTGCGCCGCGTGGAAGAGGTCAGCGGCGTCCCCGTGGTGTGCGTCTCCGTGGGCGCCGACCGCGGTGAGACGGTGCTCCTGCAGAACCCGTTTCGCAGCTGA
- a CDS encoding UvrD-helicase domain-containing protein: MSGGPSKFALERNLALMAGAGAGKTYSLVTMTLHLLAGAREAGAAVRPSRLCMLTFTDKAAAEMRSRVRQRLDGLAQGDTRQDQEVELRASLERLDKPFPLPDAWRQLREELGGATVGTFHSLCGQLLRRAPPAVGIDPNFEVLDELEASSLVQDVCERVVLDALEEGDAQVRELCQELGFSGSGFSDGLVAALVSVYRKLREEGLRAATAAVGDAAEARTELEEAMADCLRLCSEARGLDAKSEWSRLLGGLERALNGMTAENFGTGERFPWMRACFKADGRNHARLSKGAAAPVRELYWRVFGKSDGSVPRLDDAWAAWRTAPFEATFRALLGQVEERHDTELSRRNVFDFTSLLVKSRDLLRDFPEFRRQVQERIGALLVDEFQDTNRLQLELVLLLAERREDGPRELPPGADVVTALPLEPAFLCAVGDRKQSIYEFRGADVSVFSVLAKKIEDEGGTRGFLQHNRRSVPGLLSFFNRTFAGVLVAADAQAPRPFEVVYVPEEDDLSAVRPSLTEAPVVERLQLEEADTAADLRWLDADSVARRLRCLLAPGAPPSVEREDGEGLRPARGGDVAMLFRTFTHLEVYRQALIRHGVPHRVLRGRGFYGAQEVLDLASLLALLADAEDSLAFAAVLRSPLVGLSDASLFLLAGDQPLSLLSSRLADSQVLESLPERERLRLERFLGALPALRRERDRLGVRELLLSALDATGYREALAGSPYAEQASANVEKLLSLASRRDERGTGGCVAFARELRMLAENDPTEAQADLLDAGDPRAVQLLTIHRAKGLEWPIVVVPALGGRRRTTSARAHFERSHGISLRPWVPDSLDDDYTSKRFDAVRAELKAREDAEYRRLLYVALTRARDMLVLSGGAEPRAGKDSWWHLIDARLEVDAELRELVDDLDVDSLPPPADPEPPGPEAMARAGARVEAALLRVRGAEAREAPSTAVSSVSAVQDFLACPRRFHYLHRLGLRGAPWPWEAPPRGAPPLVEPDGWLPAESPESLTLRLLRGVDLRLAAAPDVEPAERRAHLDGLLRDAGVLPDEAGMEEVLGTVERFLGMELARRMAVSPSQAIHRGLSFVLPLDGGAALEGEVDLLWESPEGEAVVLSLKSGGRHPVGAAAYTHELAALELAARRMVREGVPVRVGVVFLGEPHPEPEWLAGAKGLEEAARRLARAVQALARGEVRGDWPGRERAACQALHCGFSEHCHPAPRAC; this comes from the coding sequence ATGAGCGGCGGGCCCTCCAAGTTCGCGCTGGAGCGCAATCTCGCCCTGATGGCGGGCGCCGGCGCGGGCAAGACGTACAGCCTGGTGACGATGACGCTGCACCTGCTGGCGGGCGCGCGAGAGGCCGGCGCGGCGGTGCGCCCGTCGCGGCTGTGCATGCTCACCTTCACGGACAAGGCCGCCGCGGAGATGCGCTCGCGCGTGCGCCAGCGCCTGGACGGGCTGGCCCAGGGCGACACGCGGCAGGACCAGGAGGTGGAGCTGCGCGCCTCGCTGGAGCGGCTGGACAAGCCCTTCCCCCTGCCGGACGCGTGGCGGCAGCTCCGCGAGGAGCTGGGCGGCGCCACCGTGGGCACCTTCCACTCGCTCTGCGGGCAGCTGCTGCGCCGCGCGCCTCCGGCGGTGGGCATCGACCCGAACTTCGAGGTGCTGGACGAGCTGGAGGCCTCGAGCCTCGTGCAGGACGTGTGCGAGCGCGTGGTGCTGGACGCGCTGGAGGAAGGCGACGCGCAGGTGCGCGAGCTGTGCCAGGAGCTGGGCTTCTCCGGCTCGGGCTTCTCCGACGGGCTGGTGGCCGCGCTGGTGTCCGTCTACCGCAAGCTGCGCGAGGAGGGGCTGCGTGCCGCCACGGCCGCCGTGGGCGACGCGGCGGAGGCCCGCACGGAGCTGGAGGAGGCGATGGCGGACTGTCTTCGCCTGTGCTCCGAGGCGCGGGGGCTGGATGCGAAGAGCGAGTGGAGCCGGCTGCTGGGTGGGCTGGAGCGCGCTCTCAACGGGATGACGGCGGAGAACTTCGGCACGGGCGAGCGCTTCCCGTGGATGCGGGCCTGCTTCAAGGCGGACGGGCGCAACCACGCGCGGCTGAGCAAGGGCGCCGCGGCCCCCGTGCGCGAGCTGTACTGGCGCGTCTTCGGCAAGAGCGACGGCTCCGTGCCCCGGCTGGACGACGCCTGGGCCGCGTGGCGCACCGCCCCCTTCGAGGCCACCTTCCGCGCGCTGCTGGGGCAGGTGGAGGAGCGCCACGACACCGAGCTGTCCCGGCGCAACGTGTTCGACTTCACGTCGCTGCTGGTGAAGTCGCGAGACTTGCTGCGCGACTTCCCGGAGTTCCGCCGGCAGGTGCAGGAGCGCATCGGCGCGCTGCTGGTGGACGAGTTCCAGGACACCAACCGCCTCCAGCTGGAATTGGTGCTGCTGCTCGCGGAGCGGCGAGAGGACGGGCCGCGCGAGCTGCCGCCGGGTGCGGACGTGGTGACGGCGCTGCCGCTGGAGCCCGCCTTCCTCTGCGCGGTGGGTGACCGCAAGCAGTCCATCTACGAGTTCCGCGGCGCGGACGTCTCCGTCTTCTCCGTGCTGGCGAAGAAGATTGAGGACGAGGGCGGCACGCGCGGCTTCCTCCAGCACAACCGCCGCTCGGTGCCGGGGCTCTTGTCCTTCTTCAACCGCACCTTCGCGGGGGTGCTCGTCGCCGCCGACGCACAGGCGCCACGCCCGTTCGAGGTGGTGTACGTCCCCGAGGAGGACGACCTGTCCGCGGTGCGCCCGTCGCTGACCGAGGCGCCGGTGGTGGAGCGGCTGCAACTGGAGGAGGCGGACACGGCGGCGGACCTGCGCTGGCTGGACGCGGACTCGGTGGCGCGGCGGCTGCGGTGTCTGCTGGCGCCCGGGGCTCCGCCCTCCGTGGAGCGCGAGGACGGAGAGGGGCTGCGCCCGGCGCGCGGCGGCGACGTGGCCATGCTCTTCCGGACCTTCACGCACCTGGAGGTGTACCGGCAGGCGCTCATCCGCCACGGCGTGCCGCACCGGGTGCTGCGCGGGCGCGGCTTCTACGGCGCGCAGGAGGTGCTGGACCTGGCCTCGCTGCTGGCGCTGCTGGCGGACGCGGAGGACTCGCTGGCCTTCGCCGCGGTGCTGCGCTCTCCGCTGGTGGGCTTGTCGGATGCGTCGCTGTTCCTCCTCGCGGGGGACCAGCCCCTGTCGCTGCTGTCGTCGCGGCTGGCGGACTCCCAGGTGCTGGAGTCCCTCCCGGAGCGCGAGCGGCTCCGGCTGGAGCGCTTCCTCGGCGCGCTGCCCGCGCTGCGGCGCGAGCGGGACAGGCTGGGCGTGCGGGAGCTGCTGCTGTCGGCGCTGGACGCAACGGGCTACCGCGAGGCGCTGGCGGGCTCTCCCTACGCGGAGCAGGCGAGCGCCAACGTGGAGAAGCTGCTGTCGCTGGCGTCGCGGCGGGACGAGCGCGGCACGGGCGGGTGTGTGGCCTTCGCGCGCGAGCTGCGCATGCTGGCGGAGAATGACCCCACCGAGGCGCAGGCGGACCTGCTGGACGCGGGAGACCCGCGCGCGGTGCAGCTGCTCACCATCCACCGCGCCAAGGGGCTGGAGTGGCCCATCGTCGTGGTGCCGGCGCTCGGCGGGCGGCGGCGCACCACCAGCGCGCGCGCCCACTTCGAGCGCTCGCACGGCATCTCCCTGCGCCCCTGGGTGCCGGACTCGCTGGACGACGACTACACCTCCAAGCGCTTCGACGCGGTGAGGGCGGAGCTGAAGGCGCGCGAGGACGCCGAGTACCGCCGTCTTCTCTACGTGGCCCTCACCCGCGCCCGGGACATGCTGGTGCTGTCGGGCGGCGCGGAGCCTCGCGCGGGCAAGGACTCGTGGTGGCACCTCATCGACGCGCGCCTGGAGGTGGACGCGGAGCTGCGCGAGCTCGTGGACGATTTGGACGTGGACTCGCTCCCGCCGCCCGCGGACCCGGAGCCACCCGGGCCGGAGGCCATGGCGCGCGCAGGGGCCCGCGTGGAGGCCGCGCTGTTGCGGGTGCGCGGCGCCGAGGCGCGCGAGGCTCCGAGCACGGCGGTGTCGTCCGTGAGCGCGGTGCAGGACTTCCTCGCGTGCCCCCGGCGCTTCCACTACCTGCACCGGCTGGGACTCCGTGGGGCACCGTGGCCCTGGGAGGCGCCACCCCGGGGCGCGCCGCCGCTGGTGGAGCCCGACGGCTGGCTGCCCGCCGAGAGCCCGGAGAGCCTCACCCTGCGCCTGCTGCGAGGTGTGGACCTGCGGCTCGCCGCGGCCCCCGACGTGGAGCCCGCGGAGCGGCGCGCGCACCTGGACGGGCTGCTGCGCGACGCGGGCGTGCTCCCGGACGAAGCGGGCATGGAAGAGGTGCTGGGCACCGTGGAGCGGTTCCTCGGCATGGAGCTGGCGCGGCGCATGGCGGTGTCCCCGTCGCAGGCCATCCACCGGGGGCTGTCCTTCGTTCTTCCACTGGACGGTGGGGCGGCCCTGGAGGGCGAGGTGGACCTCCTCTGGGAGTCACCCGAGGGCGAGGCGGTGGTGCTGTCCCTGAAGTCGGGAGGGCGACACCCGGTGGGCGCGGCGGCGTACACCCACGAGCTGGCCGCGCTGGAGTTGGCGGCGCGGCGGATGGTGCGTGAAGGGGTGCCGGTGCGGGTGGGGGTGGTCTTCCTGGGAGAGCCCCACCCGGAGCCGGAGTGGCTGGCGGGCGCGAAGGGGCTGGAGGAGGCGGCCAGGCGGCTCGCCAGGGCCGTCCAGGCGCTGGCCCGTGGGGAGGTGCGGGGGGACTGGCCCGGGCGAGAGAGGGCGGCCTGCCAGGCCCTGCATTGTGGCTTCTCGGAACACTGTCACCCGGCCCCCCGCGCGTGCTAA